The Thermoanaerobacter uzonensis DSM 18761 genome includes the window AAGTGTAATAACTAATTCTGCCATAAAACCACTCCTATACTTTTATTTCATTTTTATTTTTATACAAAGCAATTGCTTTATACATTTTATATTATAAAACAAATTGCTCACAAAACCTAACTTTTAAAGTCATTTCATAAATTTTATAAATGTTTCAACTAATTCCTCTATCATATCATCCTGCTTTTCAGTACAGATCGCTCCCTTTACACAGCTGGTAGTATAGCTTTTAAGAAGAATTTTACCAACGCTATTTATCGCAGACCTAACAGCAGCTACTTGTACCAGTACATCTACACAATGGGCGTCATTTTCAATCATTTTTTGTATGCCTTTTACTTGTCCTTCAATTTTTCTTAATCTTCTCAATAAATCTTCTTTGCTTTCTTGGTACATACTATACCTCCCAACCCCATCGGGGTATCCAAAGAATAGTATAAAAGTTTTTCAGAGATATGTCAATAGCCTTTTGTTATTTTTTTAATAAATCCTTAACTACCTCTGCAGCAAGTATGAGGCCGACAGCAGAAGGCACAAAAGAAATACTGCCAGGTACTGGTTTCGACATTTTTCTCTTTTCATTTTCATAAAAATTTTTTATAGGCTCTTCTTTAGAATACACCACTTTTAAAGATTTAATACCTCTTTTCTTAAGTTCTCTTCTTATTACTTTTGCTAAAGGACATACACTTGTTTGATAAATATCTGCCACTTCAAATTTTGTAGGATCTAATTTATTTCCTGCTCCCATACTGCTAATTATAGGTATACCCAATAAAGTGCATTTCACTATTAAATCCACTTTTGAAGATACTCTGTCAATTGCATCAATTACATAATCGTATTCTTTTGATAATAGTTTATCACTATTGTCGCTGGAGTAAAATTCTTTGAAAGCAAAAACCTGGGCTTGTGGATTTATCTCTAATATCCTTTCTTTCATTACATCAACTTTAGGTTTACCTATCGTACGAGTGGTAGCATGTATTTGCCTGTTTACATTTGTAACACATACATCGTCTCCATCTATTAAAACCAATTTTCCAATTCCTGCTCTTACTAAAGCTTCAACAGCAAAAGAACCTACTCCTCCTATTCCAAAAACAGCAACGGTACTGTTTTTAAGTTTTAAAAGTCCTTCTTTTCCTATTAAAAGCTCTGTGCGTGAAAAAATGTCCACACTTTTCCCTCC containing:
- a CDS encoding metal-sensitive transcriptional regulator; its protein translation is MYQESKEDLLRRLRKIEGQVKGIQKMIENDAHCVDVLVQVAAVRSAINSVGKILLKSYTTSCVKGAICTEKQDDMIEELVETFIKFMK
- a CDS encoding tRNA threonylcarbamoyladenosine dehydratase: MGFFYGGKSVDIFSRTELLIGKEGLLKLKNSTVAVFGIGGVGSFAVEALVRAGIGKLVLIDGDDVCVTNVNRQIHATTRTIGKPKVDVMKERILEINPQAQVFAFKEFYSSDNSDKLLSKEYDYVIDAIDRVSSKVDLIVKCTLLGIPIISSMGAGNKLDPTKFEVADIYQTSVCPLAKVIRRELKKRGIKSLKVVYSKEEPIKNFYENEKRKMSKPVPGSISFVPSAVGLILAAEVVKDLLKK